In the Leishmania mexicana MHOM/GT/2001/U1103 complete genome, chromosome 31 genome, one interval contains:
- a CDS encoding putative ABC transporter → MGEQVAVAGQEVQRSPHHPLPPAHQPAPPGDALPFNEAQKTSTGDATAEPETSGKKEKPTVSITTPPRLDGIQISENASDIPVGRVLWKMWTYLWPHGEPKIKMLVATSVVCVLVAKVLRVAVPFWFKTIVDLLAPATATAEAVTVAGPLTVGVFGCVVAYGICRITTFISEELKTVLFAPVGGHASTKLSMEMFNKLHQLDFDYHLSRETGVLSKDLDRGSRAFWSLAYVLLFMIAPTIFEMGLVCYALNSQAGPQFIGIALIAVFSYVAWTFSVTNWRSKFRTRYNALESRVGGLIVDSLLNYETIKYFGSEKYEAERIRKETENMNKKLVILDQTMALLNFGQQFIFVVASVLSLYLATCGVLTGAMTVGDLVLVDALLMQLYMPLSYLGMIYREVQSSTQNMQAMIALLDQKSSVKDKADAKEYKYIDGTIELREVTFEYKKELNRLVLRNLSLTIPGGKTVAFVGPSGSGKSTIFRLLFRFYDPTSGQVLLDGQPLDKLRMESVRKCIGVIPQDTVLFNESVWYNIRYGRMDATDAEVGAAARAASLHDTIARMSEGYNTSVGERGLRLSGGEKQRISIARVLLRDPPILLADEATSALDSMTELNVMETLKNATERTRRRTIVLVAHRLTTVKEADIIFVLDGKGGLAEQGTHAELLDKGGLYASMWHQQLSEQYQATGGAAPEDAYAKDVKSTATHG, encoded by the coding sequence ATGGGCgagcaggtggcggtggcagggcAGGAGGTCCAGAGGAGCCCACATCACCCGCTGCCACCAGCACATCAGCCTGCCCCGCCAGGAGATGCCTTGCCATTCAACGAGGCGCAGAAGACGAGCACAGGCGACGCCACGGCAGAGCCGGAGACATCGGGCAAGAAGGAAAAACCTACGGTGAGCATCACCACGCCACCTCGCCTGGACGGGATTCAAATCTCGGAGAATGCGTCCGACATCCCCGTCGGCCGCGTTCTGTGGAAGATGTGGACCTACCTCTGGCCCCATGGCGAGCCAAAGATCAAGATGCTCGTGGCCACCagtgtggtgtgtgtgctggtggcCAAGGTGCTGAGGGTGGCGGTTCCTTTCTGGTTCAAGACGATCGTGGACTTGCTGGCCCCCGCCACGGCAACAGCGGAGGCTGTGACGGTGGCCGGGCCGCTCACGGTAGGCGTGTTCGGGTGTGTTGTGGCGTACGGCATCTGCCGCATCACGACCTTCATCTCCGAGGAGCTCAAGACGGTGCTATTCGCCCCGGTCGGCGGGCACGCCTCCACGAAGCTGTCGATGGAGATGTTCAACAAGCTGCACCAGCTCGACTTCGACTATCACCTCAGCCGCGAGACCGGCGTCCTGAGCAAAGACCTCGACCGCGGTAGCCGTGCGTTCTGGTCATTGGCGTACGTGCTGCTCTTCATGATTGCTCCGACAATCTTCGAGATGGGGCTTGTATGCTATGCCCTCAATAGCCAGGCTGGCCCGCAGTTCATCGGCATTGCACTCATCGCGGTCTTCTCCTACGTCGCATGGACGTTTTCGGTGACGAACTGGCGCTCGAAGTTCCGCACGCGCTACAACGCCCTTGAGAGCCGTGTCGGCGGGCTCATTGTGGACTCGCTGCTCAACTACGAGACGATCAAGTACTTCGGCTCAGAGAAGTACGAGGCCGAGCGTATTCGCAAGGAAACAGAGAACATGAACAAGAAGCTTGTGATTCTTGATCagacgatggcgctgctgaactTTGGGCAGCAGTTCATTTTCGTGGTGGCCAGTGTACTGAGTCTGTACCTCGCCACGTGTGGTGTGCTGACGGGGGCGATGACGGTTGGCGACTTAGTGCTGGTGGACGCGCTCCTGATGCAGCTCTATATGCCGCTGAGCTACCTTGGCATGATTTACCGCGAGGTTCAGTCCAGCACGCAGAACATGCAGGCAATGATAGCCCTGCTAGACCAAAAGTCGAGCGTGAAAGACAAAGCGGACGCGAAGGAATACAAGTACATCGACGGCACCAtcgagctgcgcgaggtcACCTTTGAGTACAAGAAGGAGCTCAACCGCCTCGTCCTGCGCAACCTCAGTCTCACGATTCCAGGGGGTAAGACGGTGGCCTTTGTCGGTCCTTCGGGCAGCGGCAAGAGCACCatcttccgcctcctcttccgcttctACGACCCCACTTCTGGGCaagtgctgctggacggGCAGCCCCTCGACAAACTGCGCATGGAGAGCGTGCGCAAGTGCATCGGGGTCATCCCACAAGATACGGTGCTCTTCAACGAGTCAGTTTGGTACAACATCCGGTATGGCCGCATGGACGCGACGGATGCCGAggtgggggcggcagcgagggctGCAAGCCTGCACGACACCATAGCGCGCATGAGCGAAGGCTACAACACATCTGTCGGTGAGCGGGGCCTCAGGctgagcggcggcgagaaGCAGCGCATTTCCATcgcgcgcgtgctgctgaGGGACCCTCCTATCCTACTCGCCGACGAGGCCACCTCCGCGCTCGACAGCATGACCGAGCTGAACGTGATGGAGACGCTCAAGAACGCTACTGagcggacgcggcggcgcacaaTCGTCCTCGTCGCACACCGCCTTACCACTGTGAAGGAAGCCGACATTATCTTTGTACTCGACGGCAAAGGTGGCCTTGCAGAGCAAGGCACCCatgcggagctgctggacaAGGGCGGGCTGTACGCTTCTATGTGGCACCAGCAGCTGAGCGAGCAGTATCAGGCTaccggcggtgccgcaccCGAAGACGCGTACGCGAAGGACGTGAAGTCCACTGCCACACACGGTTGA
- a CDS encoding protein phosphatase 2A catalytic subunit,putative — MLTEILDIDEHLATLNRCENIGEADVKRLCLKAKEIFTSEENVHKIPAPCTIVGDIHGQFYDLLELFRVGGEIPDTNYVFMGDFVDRGYHSVESFLLLLVLKIKYSRRVALVRGNHESRQITQVYGFYDECLRKYGSINVWRYCTDVFDLLPLASVVEGKIFCVHAGLSPSIQTVDQMRSIRRNCEVPHEGAMCDLLWSDPEDIDGWGLSPRGAGYLFGGDVVCQFNETNKLDLICRSHQLVMEGYKAMFNDTLVTVWSAPNYCYRCGNVASILELDEHLNKNFKIFEAAPAEAREAGQRNEVPAYFL, encoded by the coding sequence ATGTTAACAGAAATATTGGACATTGACGAGCACCTCGCCACCCTCAACCGGTGCGAGAACATCGGCGAGGCGGATGTGAAGCGACTGTGCTtgaaggcgaaggagatTTTCACGAGTGAGGAGAACGTGCACAAGATCCCGGCTCCGTGCACCATCGTGGGCGACATCCATGGCCAATTCTACGACCTCCTGGAGCTCTTCCGCGTCGGTGGCGAGATCCCGGACACAAACTACGTCTTCATGGGGGATTTCGTAGACCGCGGCTACCACAGCGTAGAGTCGTTTCTGTTGCTACTTGTGCTCAAGATCAAGTACTCTCGTCGCGttgcgctggtgcgcggcAATCACGAGTCGCGCCAAATTACACAGGTGTACGGCTTCTACGATGAGTGCTTGCGCAAGTACGGGAGCATCAACGTGTGGCGCTACTGCACGGACGTGTTCGATCTCTTGCCCCTAGCGAGCGTCGTGGAAGGGAAGATCTTCTGCGTGCACGCTGGTCTGTCGCCATCGATACAGACGGTGGACCAGATGCGTTCCATCCGGCGTAACTGCGAGGTGCCGCACGAGGGCGCCATGTGCGACTTGCTCTGGTCCGATCCGGAGGACATTGACGGCTGGGGCCTGTCGCCGCGTGGCGCCGGCTACCTGTTCGGCGGTGATGTCGTGTGCCAGTTCAACGAGACAAACAAGCTAGACCTCATCTGCCGCTCCCATCAGCTGGTGATGGAGGGATACAAGGCTATGTTCAATGACACGCTTGTGACGGTCTGGTCGGCGCCCAACTACTGCTACCGCTGCGGGAACGTTGCGTCTATTCTGGAGCTGGACGAGCACCTGAACAAGAACTTCAAGATTTTTGAGGCTGCGCCGGCAGAGGCGCGCGAGGCAGGTCAGCGGAACGAGGTACCGGCCTACTTCCTATAG
- a CDS encoding putative chaperone protein DNAj: protein MSDDSVYALRGTSALYEVLGVSRNATQREIRQGYYRLAVLYHPDKNPEGSDVFKEVCFAHGILSDPEQRALYDSGTLRAELESKARAHGPSMDPGVELSPEDLRIFVDRIQQTQEANRQVQSTFEVRREEEMKRRAEFDAKNPSFKAEYEQARRLRQQGCGGSTSAGHAYASATADLSKTVPPKVRTSAEVLAELQREEEERLYGNPAIGSVNLKSSSVAGNDGLSTRQYMMSHYRAAHSEVSGGESLSTSYSGGSAAANLRLRQLQTTRLPFVSAQCEKPQYSETISATVQAYAGYDYLTFVEGGSVDRGELAGAIMADALGNYDRHH from the coding sequence ATGAGCGACGACAGCGTTTATGCACTCAGAGGCACGTCTGCCCTTTATGAGGTGCTCGGTGTCTCGCGGAACGCCACGCAGCGCGAGATTCGCCAGGGCTACTACAGGCTTGCGGTGCTCTACCACCCCGACAAAAACCCAGAAGGGTCGGATGTCTTCAAAGAGGTTTGCTTTGCCCATGGAATTCTCTCTGACCCAGAGCAGCGCGCCTTGTACGACAGCGGTACATTGCGTGCCGAGCTCGAGTCGAAGGCGCGTGCCCACGGCCCTTCCATGGACCCAGGTGTGGAGCTGAGTCCAGAGGACCTGCGTATTTTTGTGGATCGCATACAACAGACGCAGGAGGCCAATCGGCAGGTGCAGTCGACCTTTGAGGTGaggcgcgaggaggagatgaagcGAAGGGCAGAGTTTGATGCCAAGAATCCGTCCTTTAAGGCGGAGTAtgagcaggcgcgccgcctgcgaCAGCAGGGCTGTGGAGGCTCCACCTCTGCAGGCCATGCATATGCTTCCGCCACTGCAGACCTATCAAAGACAGTACCACCCAAGGTGCGCACTTCCGCCGAGGTTCTtgctgagctgcagcgggaagaggaagagcgcCTCTATGGCAATCCTGCAATCGGCTCTGTCAACTtaaagagcagcagcgtagCTGGGAACGATGGCCTCTCTACGAGGCAGTACATGATGTCGCACTATCGCGCCGCTCACAGCGAAGTTAGTGGAGGCGAAAGTCTCAGCACCTCctacagcggcggcagcgccgcagccaacctgcgcctccgccaacTGCAAACCACTAGGTTGCCATTTGTCAGTGCGCAATGCGAGAAGCCTCAATACAGCGAAACGATTAGTGCGACGGTGCAGGCGTATGCAGGCTATGACTACCTCACTTTCGTTGAGGGGGGTAGTGTAGATCGCGGGGAACTGGCGGGGGCGATCATGGCCGACGCCTTGGGCAACTACGACCGACACCACTGA